The Meriones unguiculatus strain TT.TT164.6M chromosome 9, Bangor_MerUng_6.1, whole genome shotgun sequence genome window below encodes:
- the LOC110550029 gene encoding polyadenylate-binding protein 2 isoform X1 produces the protein MAAAAAAAAAAGAAGGRGSGPGRRRHLVPGAGGEAGEGDPGGAGDYGNGLESEELEPGELLPEPEPEEEPPRPRAPPGAPGPGPGSGAPGSQEEEEEPGLVEADPGDGAIEDPELEAIKARVREMEEEAEKLKELQNEVEKQMNMSPPPGNAGPVIMSLEEKMEADARSIYVGNVDYGATAEELEAHFHGCGSVNRVTILCDKFSGHPKGFAYIEFSDKESVRTSLALDESLFRGRQIKVIPKRTNRPGISTTDRGFPRARYRARTTNYNSSRSRFYSGFNSRPRGRIYRGRARATSWYSPY, from the exons atggcggcggcggcggcggcggcagcagcagcggGGGCTGCGGGCGGTCGGGGCTCCGGGCCGGGGCGGCGGCGCCATCTTGTGCCCGGGGCCGGTGGGGAGGCCGGGGAGGGGGACCCGGGGGGCGCAGGGGACTACGGGAACGGCCTGGAGTCTGAGGAGCTGGAGCCTGGGGAGCTGCTGCCGGAGCCCGAGCCCGAAGAGGAGCCGCCCCGGCCCCGCGCCCCTCCGGGAGCTCCGGGTCCTGGGCCCGGCTCGGGAGCCCCCGGcagtcaggaggaggaggaagagccgGGGCTGGTCGAGGCCGACCCCGGGGACGGTGCCATTGAGGACCCG GAGCTAGAAGCGATCAAAGCTCGAGtcagggaaatggaggaagaggctGAGAAGCTGAAGGAGCTACAGAACGAGGTGGAGAAGCAGATGAACATGAGCCCGCCCCCAGGCAATG CTGGCCCAGTGATCATGTCCCTCGAGGAGAAGATGGAAGCTGATGCCCGATCGATCTATGTCGGCAAT GTGGACTATGGTGCAACAGCAGAAGAGCTGGAAGCTCACTTTCATGGCTGCGGTTCAGTCAACCGAGTTACTATTCTCTGTGACAAGTTTAGTGGCCATCCCAAAGG GTTTGCATATATAGAGTTCTCAGACAAAGAGTCTGTGAGGACTTCCTTGGCCTTAGATGAGTCCCTGTTTAGAGGAAGACAGATCAAG GTGATTCCCAAACGAACCAACAGACCAGGCATCAGCACAACAGACCGGGGCTTCCCTCGTGCTCGATACCGTGCCCGGACTACCAATTACAACAGCTCCCGATCTCGATTCTACAGTGGTTTTAACAGCAGGCCCCGGGGTCGAATCTACAG gGGCCGGGCTAGAGCGACATCATGGTATTCCCCTTACTAA